Proteins from one Mesoplodon densirostris isolate mMesDen1 chromosome 1, mMesDen1 primary haplotype, whole genome shotgun sequence genomic window:
- the DDIT4L gene encoding DNA damage-inducible transcript 4-like protein, translated as MVATGSLSSKNPASIAELLDRGFHPGNLLNDFDYWDYVVPEPNLNEVIFEETTCQSLVKMLENCLSKSKHTKLGCSKVLVPEKLTQRIAQDVLRLSSTEPCGLRGCVMHVNLEIENVCKKLDRIVCDSSVVPTFELTLVFKQENCSWTSFRDFFFSRGRFSSGLRRTLILSSGFRLVKKKLYSLIGTTVIEEC; from the exons ATGGTTGCGACGGGCAGTTTGAGCAGTAAGAACCCGGCTAGCATTGCGGAGTTGCTGGACCGTGGCTTCCACCCGGGGAACCTACTAAATG ATTTTGACTACTGGGATTATGTTGTTCCTGAACCCAACCTCAACGAGGTGATATTTGAGGAGACGACTTGCCAGAGCTTGGTTAAAATGCTGGAGAACTGTCTGTCCAAATCAAAGCACACCAAACTCGGTTGCTCGAAAGTCCTTGTTCCTGAGAAACTGACCCAGAGGATTGCTCAAGACGTCCTGCGGCTTTCCTCCACCGAGCCCTGCGGCCTGCGGGGCTGCGTTATGCACGTGAACTTGGAAATTGAAAATGTATGTAAAAAGCTGGATAGGATTGTGTGTGATTCTAGCGTGGTGCCCACCTTTGAGCTTACCCTGGTGTTTAAGCAGGAGAACTGCTCATGGACGAGCTTCAGGGATTTTTTCTTTAGTCGAGGTCGCTTCTCTTCTGGCCTCAGGCGAACTCTGATCCTGAGCTCAGGATTCCGACTTGTTAAGAAAAAGCTTTACTCCTTGATTGGTACAACAGTCATTGAAGAGTGCTGA